The Nitrospira sp. genome includes a region encoding these proteins:
- a CDS encoding MBL fold metallo-hydrolase gives MRQVIVRLILAVLIVGFTLMGYVDRMVEPSDVFGDVHRGETYSSASNMIDDWYAVEAIDTQTFAINEPKSSQYNTSYLLVGETRSLMFDAGSGERPAGSRSMREMAELYTGKKPISLILSHFHYDHISDAAAFDGVTLIDRPDIHTTIKDGVYTIGPLESHGMDWRPLKVAHLVADGEALDIGGRTVEVFNLPGHTTESIVLFDRHRNQVFTGDFVYRHLGGIIAFASGSDLTAYKENSTRLLHLTNADTLFFGAHGIPRFDRDWLTLFDRELDKIVKGTATYRYAAHYLASGIPWRVYQNGDLSIYTTPLVDPPVFWSKWIWLLVVTMGLLFLYPLYRIVAPCF, from the coding sequence TTGCGCCAGGTGATAGTCAGGTTGATCCTCGCCGTCTTGATCGTTGGGTTCACCCTTATGGGTTACGTGGATAGAATGGTAGAACCCTCGGACGTGTTCGGCGACGTCCATCGAGGAGAGACCTACAGTTCTGCGTCAAACATGATCGACGACTGGTACGCGGTCGAAGCGATCGATACACAAACCTTTGCCATCAACGAACCGAAATCCTCGCAGTACAACACGTCGTATCTCCTCGTCGGAGAGACTCGATCTCTCATGTTCGATGCGGGGAGCGGCGAGCGTCCGGCCGGTTCTCGATCCATGCGCGAGATGGCGGAGCTGTACACAGGCAAGAAGCCAATCTCACTCATCCTCTCCCACTTTCACTACGACCACATCTCTGATGCCGCTGCGTTTGACGGCGTGACTCTTATCGACCGCCCGGACATCCATACCACAATCAAAGACGGAGTCTATACGATCGGTCCATTGGAGTCGCACGGGATGGATTGGCGACCGCTCAAGGTTGCGCATCTTGTCGCGGATGGTGAGGCCCTCGATATTGGAGGCCGGACCGTCGAGGTCTTCAACTTGCCAGGGCATACCACGGAGTCGATCGTGCTGTTCGATCGGCATCGCAACCAGGTCTTCACCGGTGATTTCGTCTACCGACATCTGGGCGGCATCATCGCCTTTGCATCGGGGTCCGATCTGACGGCGTACAAGGAGAACAGTACGCGGTTGTTACACCTCACCAATGCCGACACGCTGTTCTTCGGCGCACATGGCATCCCACGGTTTGATCGCGACTGGCTCACGCTGTTCGATCGTGAACTGGACAAGATTGTTAAGGGCACAGCCACGTACCGGTATGCGGCCCATTATCTAGCTTCAGGCATCCCCTGGCGGGTCTATCAGAATGGTGATCTGTCCATTTATACGACGCCCCTGGTTGATCCCCCGGTCTTTTGGTCAAAATGGATATGGCTGCTCGTCGTGACCATGGGCCTCCTGTTCTTGTACCCGCTGTATCGAATCGTGGCGCCTTGTTTCTAG
- a CDS encoding GNAT family N-acetyltransferase, whose protein sequence is MTVHIARAEIHDADAVAAMVGELLHDIMAAVNDKVFGFNHAETEERARSWMKQGLYTVLLAQLDSKPVGFLALYESYALYTEGVYGTIPEFYVRLPYRSQGIGSALLAEAKLIGEGREWKRLEVTTPPLPQFDRSLTFYQRNGFTISGGRKLKLVL, encoded by the coding sequence ATGACCGTCCATATTGCTCGTGCTGAAATTCACGACGCGGATGCCGTTGCCGCGATGGTGGGTGAACTCTTGCATGACATCATGGCAGCGGTGAACGACAAGGTCTTTGGGTTTAACCATGCTGAAACCGAGGAGCGAGCTCGGTCATGGATGAAGCAGGGCTTGTACACTGTCTTGCTTGCGCAACTAGACTCCAAACCGGTTGGGTTTCTGGCGTTGTATGAAAGCTATGCCCTGTACACGGAAGGTGTGTATGGAACGATCCCGGAATTCTATGTCCGATTGCCATATCGCTCGCAAGGGATAGGATCCGCACTCCTGGCCGAGGCCAAACTGATTGGTGAGGGACGGGAGTGGAAACGTCTCGAAGTGACAACACCGCCTCTACCGCAGTTCGACCGGTCTCTGACCTTTTACCAGCGGAATGGGTTTACTATTTCAGGGGGACGAAAGTTGAAACTGGTTCTGTGA
- a CDS encoding Crp/Fnr family transcriptional regulator translates to MKNLSAGQQEQMKKPEELKGCPLLAGIPPKDLRRDCPTARVVAIRHRSAIYRLGDPGKTVYCVLHGQVALTRISPDGTTLTTAVLGAGEFFGAALSRAAEAEDTASAIGAVSIWQTPIDEFQRLLLHHPAVALECVSLLAQRHRRMERRLECFAFKRTEARLAEIFRELSGGFATRCTHGFGQHLRLTQQELADLVGATRPVVSTMLNKLRDQGVLAYSREYVCVRDIKKIDKLTDS, encoded by the coding sequence GTGAAGAACTTGAGTGCCGGTCAGCAAGAACAAATGAAGAAGCCGGAGGAGTTGAAAGGGTGTCCTCTTCTGGCAGGAATTCCACCCAAAGATCTCCGCCGTGATTGTCCGACGGCTCGGGTTGTGGCGATCCGGCACCGTAGCGCTATTTACCGGCTGGGCGACCCCGGGAAAACTGTCTATTGCGTGCTCCATGGTCAGGTAGCCCTCACGAGGATCAGCCCCGATGGGACGACGCTCACCACGGCGGTGTTGGGAGCGGGTGAATTCTTTGGCGCCGCCCTGAGTCGTGCCGCTGAAGCCGAAGACACGGCAAGCGCAATTGGGGCTGTCTCCATCTGGCAAACGCCAATCGATGAATTCCAACGCCTGTTACTGCACCATCCCGCTGTCGCCTTGGAATGTGTCTCGCTGCTCGCGCAGCGCCATCGCCGGATGGAACGCAGGCTCGAATGCTTCGCGTTCAAACGAACCGAGGCCCGGCTCGCCGAGATCTTCCGAGAGCTGTCAGGAGGCTTTGCCACCCGTTGCACTCATGGCTTTGGGCAACATCTTCGTCTCACACAACAAGAGTTGGCCGATCTCGTGGGAGCGACAAGACCGGTGGTGAGTACGATGCTCAATAAACTCCGTGACCAAGGGGTGCTGGCATACAGCCGCGAGTATGTCTGCGTGCGGGACATCAAGAAAATCGACAAGTTAACCGATTCTTAA
- a CDS encoding SHOCT domain-containing protein has product MNAWTACWQGMTWMWIFPLLLFIMMIGTAIMLWRRGMMPGCGKIGHHGHETPRQILDRRYASGELRKEQYDQMKQGLA; this is encoded by the coding sequence ATGAATGCCTGGACAGCCTGCTGGCAGGGAATGACATGGATGTGGATCTTCCCCTTGCTGCTTTTCATCATGATGATCGGCACGGCTATTATGCTCTGGCGGCGCGGGATGATGCCCGGCTGTGGAAAGATCGGGCACCATGGGCACGAAACTCCACGACAGATTCTTGATCGTCGCTATGCCAGCGGAGAACTCAGGAAAGAGCAGTATGACCAGATGAAACAGGGTTTGGCGTGA
- a CDS encoding bacterioferritin translates to MNDQDTQRAVEILNRIMEHELAGVVRYTHYSLMIYGYNRIPIVSWLKSNADESLAHAHKAGELVTLLGGHPSLKIGTLLETEKHDVGDILRESLEHEKGAVDAYYELLKISEGKSVLLEEFAREMIVDEELHLDEVNKMLRKSGDVRPFRS, encoded by the coding sequence ATGAACGATCAGGATACACAACGAGCGGTGGAGATTCTGAATCGGATTATGGAGCATGAATTAGCGGGAGTGGTACGGTATACGCATTACTCGCTCATGATCTACGGCTATAACCGCATTCCAATCGTGTCGTGGCTGAAAAGCAATGCCGACGAGAGCCTTGCCCACGCGCATAAAGCCGGGGAACTAGTCACCTTACTCGGCGGCCATCCGTCGCTGAAGATTGGAACGCTGCTGGAAACCGAGAAGCATGATGTGGGAGATATTCTGCGGGAAAGCTTGGAGCACGAGAAGGGCGCTGTCGACGCCTATTACGAACTTCTGAAAATCTCCGAAGGAAAATCAGTCCTACTGGAAGAGTTTGCGCGAGAAATGATCGTCGATGAAGAACTGCACCTTGACGAGGTCAACAAGATGTTGCGTAAGTCAGGTGATGTTCGGCCGTTTCGCTCATAA
- a CDS encoding AEC family transporter — protein MPLSLHVFVVTFVVGIFLRSRGILTKAHAERLATFVFSVSLPATILVSLDPVALTSTAWKLPLAACLITLPMVVCSWRLARLLSLSRETQGGFVLATSSINSVYFAFPVILATFGEEGLTYAVLFDLGQTTLTLTVLYGLAVWHSTQTATRRSAAIRFLLSPPLWALACILAIKLSGQHLPLRLIELLKPLHFTTTPLASLVLGLSISFSTIRRTARLATVGVATRIGGGLLFGLTTVRILGLTGVERAVVVLIAMMPSAVSALIIAAETQLDEELAASIVALSICLGVLMLPWLPQLAVMLLE, from the coding sequence ATGCCTCTGTCTCTTCACGTCTTCGTCGTCACGTTTGTCGTCGGAATCTTCCTCCGATCCCGTGGCATCTTGACCAAAGCGCATGCCGAACGGTTGGCCACTTTTGTGTTCTCCGTCAGTCTGCCGGCGACGATCCTCGTCTCGCTTGATCCGGTCGCTCTGACATCGACAGCGTGGAAACTCCCGTTGGCCGCCTGCCTCATTACGCTTCCGATGGTCGTCTGCTCCTGGCGGCTGGCCCGGCTCCTCTCACTTTCACGTGAGACGCAAGGTGGGTTCGTCTTGGCCACGAGCTCCATCAATTCCGTCTATTTTGCCTTTCCCGTCATTCTAGCCACATTCGGTGAAGAGGGTCTGACATACGCCGTGCTCTTCGATCTCGGTCAAACGACGCTGACCCTCACCGTCCTCTACGGTCTCGCGGTTTGGCACAGCACTCAGACTGCCACCCGTAGGTCGGCTGCGATCCGTTTCCTGTTGTCGCCGCCTTTATGGGCCCTGGCTTGCATTCTCGCCATCAAATTGTCAGGACAGCATCTCCCTCTCCGGCTCATTGAGCTACTCAAACCATTGCACTTCACGACGACACCACTTGCCAGTCTGGTGCTCGGTCTCTCGATCAGTTTCTCCACGATCCGGCGAACGGCGCGTCTGGCCACAGTGGGTGTGGCTACACGGATCGGTGGCGGGCTCCTGTTCGGATTGACGACCGTGCGGATATTGGGACTGACGGGAGTGGAACGAGCAGTCGTGGTCCTGATCGCCATGATGCCCTCGGCAGTCAGCGCCTTGATCATCGCAGCAGAAACGCAGCTCGATGAGGAACTGGCGGCCTCGATCGTTGCCCTTTCCATTTGTCTCGGCGTGCTGATGCTCCCCTGGCTTCCTCAGCTGGCCGTGATGCTGTTGGAATGA
- a CDS encoding CBS domain-containing protein, giving the protein MGEHGGGSVKEFMHRYLEVVSQKATVMAVAERMSIKRIGCLLVESDDPTRGPIGILTETDLVRKVLAAGLDPMATAASQVMVSPILTITGDRTMLDASHVMETNHIRHLCVVEAGEIVGIISVRDLVRSFVDVESGPVSDLEKVYRPLSVLMATTFATIPSDASLLTAAQLMCEKRLGSLLTIEAGEIVGIVTECDLVRRGLAINRAAEHTHVSAVMSSPLLSIDVNRTVRDASKAMAEQGVRHLTVTESGKIVGVLSVRDLVKMVAVRDRPRFLSKPS; this is encoded by the coding sequence ATGGGTGAGCATGGGGGCGGGTCCGTGAAGGAGTTTATGCATCGCTATCTGGAGGTCGTCTCACAGAAGGCGACGGTTATGGCTGTGGCCGAACGAATGAGCATCAAGCGGATCGGCTGTCTATTGGTTGAGTCGGATGATCCCACCCGAGGGCCAATCGGTATTCTGACGGAGACAGATCTCGTGCGGAAAGTCCTTGCCGCGGGATTAGATCCCATGGCGACGGCGGCAAGTCAGGTGATGGTCAGTCCCATTCTGACGATCACAGGTGACCGTACCATGTTGGATGCCAGCCATGTGATGGAAACCAATCATATCCGTCACCTCTGTGTGGTGGAGGCCGGAGAGATTGTCGGGATCATCTCCGTGCGGGATCTGGTGCGATCGTTCGTGGATGTGGAGAGCGGCCCAGTCAGTGACCTTGAGAAGGTCTACCGTCCGTTGAGCGTTCTGATGGCAACCACATTCGCGACAATTCCGAGCGACGCGTCTCTTCTCACTGCGGCTCAGCTGATGTGTGAGAAACGGCTCGGATCCTTGTTGACCATTGAAGCGGGTGAGATCGTCGGCATCGTGACGGAGTGCGACCTGGTTCGGCGAGGGCTTGCGATCAATCGCGCAGCAGAGCACACGCATGTCAGTGCCGTGATGAGCTCGCCGCTGCTCAGCATTGATGTCAATCGTACGGTCCGCGACGCCAGTAAGGCGATGGCCGAACAGGGCGTGCGGCACTTAACCGTGACGGAAAGCGGGAAGATCGTCGGGGTGCTCTCGGTGCGGGATCTCGTGAAAATGGTCGCTGTTCGGGATCGTCCCAGGTTTCTCAGCAAGCCGTCATAG